DNA from Pelodiscus sinensis isolate JC-2024 chromosome 1, ASM4963464v1, whole genome shotgun sequence:
AAGCTCTCTGGGGACGTCACCCCATGGGAGAGGCCCCCAGAATTCCCAGGAGGCACTGCCCCAAACACAGGGCAGCAGGAAGGGACAGCGGAGAAGGGCCGTCCCAAGCCACATCTGCAGCAACAGAGTCACGCCAGAGAATCACGAAAGCAGGGTGGTGTATGGTGACTTATCCCCCAGCCCACAAGAGTCCCATGGCAGGACACGACACTGTCGGTACATGCCACTGACCCACCCGGTCCCATTCATGCCCTTGTACTGCCTTCCTCCTAACCCTGATTTTGGAACCATCATCAGAGAAGAGACTGCCCCAGGGAATCCATGCCAGATTTTCCACGGAGCCCAGGGCAGACTGGGGGGACTGAGTGGGGGATGTGGGAGCTCTCCAAGGAGGGGAGGGACACTCATTTTGGGGGGAAATGACTGACAAAGGGCTGCAGCGAAGGAAAGCAAAGGCAGGATAACACCACGGTtctgggtctgattttcagagcatTCTCCGGGAGAGCCTGGGGAGTCATTTGGGGGGTTGTGTTTTAAAGCTGTAAATGCCAATTAAGAAacaaagcatctgtgcccaggaAGAATGCTTCTGTGCAGCAGGGAATACACCGGGACCTCATTTCCTAACAGCAGGCGAAGAGCGGGGCTCTCCCCAGGGGGGCTCGCTGACTCTGAAGGGGAGAGACCCAAGCTGTGCCTGGCATGAGGCCTACTTACAAACCGGAAGAAACTCATCTCCGTGCAGAAAGGCGGTCACAAAAGCCAAAGAGCGCACCAGCCTTTCTGCTCACCCTTGTACAGGGAGCCAGACCCTCCGCCCTGTACGCTGGCACTGCTCCacgatagggatgttaaattgtgagtaaCTGACTAATCCCTGTCGCTACACTTGAAAGGTGAAAGCGCcgcatggaacccggggtcagctggggactcacccgctgaccccaggctccgtggggtgctgccgctttgaaatgccacggggagtcTGATGTCAGGCTCCTCGcagtatttcaaagcggcagcgcccagtggagcctgggatcaactggggactcctcccgctggccccgggctccttGCGGTGttgacactttgaaatgccatgggaagCCTGACGCTGgactccccgtggcatttcaaagcggcagtgccccGTGGAGCGCAGGGTCTGgacccaggctccacacggtgctaccgctttgaagtactcttcctctccccccacccccgctgcctctttctgatagaggcagcagtggggaggggggaagcgactagttgactagcctgtcgactagtcAATCACTTCCCTGTTCCATGAATACGGAGGATGGCTAAGATACTGTCCCCCAAATCGACTTACATGTGAGGTCGCTCAAAGATACACTGAAGAACCAGACCATTCTTTCTCCCAGTCTCTAGCTACATGAGCAGTTAAATACCCAGCTCCGCATCTCACTCCCAGCACAAAATTATTATATTTttgcagggggtgtgtgtgtgtgtgtgtgtgtgtatgtgtgtgtgtggattacGATGcctaaaaattataaaaatcGTGGGGTGAAGATTGGTGGGATCACCTTTATTGTGTGTAAGGACGAGGGCATTTTACATAAAGACAACAGCTCAGAGGGAGACACATCCAGCCTCATTCCTCAAGGGCTTTTATTTTACATTGTACACAAACAGGTACCCAGCAGGACAAGGGCAGCGTGAACGGCACACTGGCTTTGAGAAACAAACAGCAAATTACCAATAAAGTGTGCTGACAATTCATAGCCGCAGTGGCCTGAAGCTCAGGAATGGCTAGCGCTGGGACAGTCTGTGTGGCCCACGTGGCATTTGAGGCGAGGAGCCACGCTCTGCTTTGGGCTGTGTGCAGGTAGTTTTGGTGGAAGGTGCTGTTAGAATCCCAAAGCAAAAACTGGCCCAAAGTTGCTACGTTCTAGGACTAACGGAAATAGGAACAACGTCTATTCCTGATCTTGGGGTGTCCCATGTCTTCAGGACATAGCTCTAAACAAAGACAGCGAGTGAACAAATAAAAGGGACAGCACAGAAGAATGCACCTGTTGTTGCAGTCTCCTGGAGAGACCCAGGTTTCTCTGGAATCGCAGTTAAGGAATCTCTCTTCCGCATGGGTCTGTTCTTGTCTCGCCAGCTGACCTGGCTCTCCGGCACAGTTACCTGCCTTCCTGCCCCGCACCATTGAGGTGTACGCCATGACTGCCAGTCCACCTGCTGCCACGGTCCCCCTGCCGTTCCAACTCTCTTTGGCAAAGAAATGAGCCTACCCTATCCCCTGAGCAGGAAAGCTTGTCTAGATCAGCAAGACGAATAAGCAAGAGCTGTGAGTGAGATCAAACCATGAGAACTGAGCTAAGGTGGGTTTGTTTTTCATGTAATAACATGACATACACCTCCGGAACAACTCATAGCACTCCAGACCACTTAACTAGCTTCCCTAGCAtcggtcctacaattgacaggtacttttttttttccctttccctttctttttctgttataaattgtgagttCCTGTTATTTCCAACCCagctcatttgatgaagtgggtgttgtccacaaaagctcatgttactatctatatttttgtaaGTCTCTCAGAAGCCACACGACTGCTCGttgttttcagtgtttcaccctgCAAACACTCTCAGATATAGTCCTGCTCGGGACCATCGGACAGAGTGGCACATACCTAGCACTtccatagcacttttcatctgtgGTTCTTAAGCCACTTTACCAAAGAGGGTCCAAATCATTGCCTCGTTCAcagagggaaaactgaggcacagagcagttcagtgacttgcccaagttcaaACACCAAGCCACACAAGGGCAgtgctgggaagagaacccaggtcgTCAGCTTCTACCCATGTAGCCTACACACCCAGACCATACAAAGCTCTATGCCTGACAGAAAGTGTTAGCAGGAACAGCCCCTTAAGGTGTAAGCTCTTTGGTGCAAGGGAAGTTTCTTAGTTTATTGCTTGCAAAGCACCGGGCATGCTAATAGCCTTAGGCAAATGACTAATAAGCCATACATTCCTAtgtgagtttggtgagatcacaTACCTGTAACTGCACTCTACAAAGGAAGAGCACTCACGTCTGGCTCAGAGCTACAAAGGGTTAACTCTATTCGGAAACCTTTGCGGTGCCCCATCTCTTGCCTAGCTCAGCTCTCTGCAGCAGATTAATCTTCAATATGCCCCATCCCCGGGCAACTCCTCATCCCACTATGCAGTTTGTACCCCAGCGAGGCAAATGCGCCACGAGAGTGACTCACTGTGCAGCAGGGCACAGACAAGCTGCTAGTCCAAAGCCCGAAGTCCTCATTAGGGTTTGACCGGCAGGCCTGAAATTTGCCAGGGGGGCCACTGACTGCACTAGGGGAGGGTGAGAGGCCACCTTGAGACTCCTGGGGTCTGGTCTTCAGAGCTGCCAAGTACCACAGCTCCTCggaggccaaggggagctgcgagTGCTCAGCCCCTCTGAAAACGCAGTGACTCTGCAAAGCAGGATCCCAGATGCTTTTGCAAACGATGGCTCTGAAACGGGAGCTCCACCCGCTGGTCCGTGTCGCTCTCCTTACTGCACCCGGCGGCGTGCTGTAGAGATCCTTGCTGGACCTTCAGCTCCCTGGTAAGGCGTTGGTTGGGTTTGCTCAGGGCAGTCTCAGCTTTCAAGCCGGTTCGCCCCCCTCTCGGCAGGCTGCCAGTCAACCAGCTCACCTGGCTCTGCTGTTCCCTGCGGAATTGGCAAGCATGTAATACAGCATTCCAGGCTACTAAAGCAGCAGTCCCCTCCATCTGCTCAGCCACAACCTGCTAGGGAAAGACTCCCGGGGtagcgggggcagcagggctgcgtCATAGCCACTTGGCTAGTCTCAAACCATGACCGCCAGCCGCGGATCAACAGGGCACCATTACTGTcgtgctgtccctttaaaaggaATGAACAGAGCTCTGAATAGAAGCAAAGAGAAAGAAACATGAAGAGAGACAGGGCAAGAGGGGAGGGATCTGCCCAAGCCAGGATGGGTCAGGCTTTGAATACGATAGAGCACTCGATGTGGGCTGGTTCGAGGCCTTCGGTGAAGGACAGGAGGAAGTACATCACCTTGCGGATCTTGGCCAGCTCGTTCAGCCTCTCCCCGAATTCCAGGGCATCCGCCTCATTGCATTCCACTTCGCTGGCCTCTggcttcttccagaagatgcccgctggctccagcagctgcctgctcATGAGGTTGGTGAGGTCGGGCGTCCAGTGCTGGGAGGTGCCCGTCACTGTCACCTTCCCCTCTTTCTCCAGCTGGATGTCCCAGCGCAGGAAGCGCAGGTTGTGCTGCCGGACGAAGTCCACCCGGTAGATGTACTCGTTGGGCCGCAGCAGCTTCTCGCCGTCCTGCGGCCGCTCGTTCTTCTGCTGGAGGCTCTGCACCCGCAGCCGCATGCAATTGGTGAGCTGGACATCCTGGACCAAGGGGAGCTTGAGCTCCGACGCGTCGGCAGCCAtcgcctctgcctctctcctccccggcTCCGTTCTCAGCACTGTTTGGCTCTCCAGCAGGCCACCCTGGGAAAATGCAAACTCGAAGCcaacccgccctccctccccagtcccaGTGGTGCTAGGCAACCTGGGTCAATGACGCAAAGTGCCCTCAGGGTTTCCTCTGGGTGCCCTCTTGTCTCATTTGCAGATGAGGAACAGATCCTGCCACTGTACAATAATCTATAGGGAAGGGATCGCTGATGTCAGCCTCCCTGACAACCTCCCTGACAACCGCTCCCATGCAAGCCAGAGCTCAGTTGTTTGTATTTAAATGAGGCCTCCAGCAGCAAGGCCACCATGTTACTACACTGGGCAGCAGGACACACAGGGAAGAGGCTCCAATGGCCACCTGCTCTCTCAGGGTGATCATCAGAGGGGCCAAGCTGCAGGGAACCTCTCTGCAAGGCTGGGGTCCCAAGTCCTGGGGCTgcatcctgccagccccacctcagggGGCAGAAGACGTGGCTCTGACCAGAGGTGTGATGGTACGGAAGGGTCTAGCGGTGGGTACactgccccttacagctgctgtGGCACCCTGTGAGAGGTAAAACCTCCCAGGGTCCCTGCTAGGGCGGGACAAGTGAGAACCACCCACAACACGGAGCAGTGGCCAAGGGGTGCAACATCCACAGTTCTAGGAGCATGAGAGAGAGGCTGGATTTCCAGGGGTCTGTCGCTGTGGGACTCATAGGCACTGATTTCCTAATGTGCTagggggagggaaaggtgggCTTGGCCCCCGgcctcacccccactccaccaaggccccacccccatcctgcctcttccctgcctgttctgccccctccctagGTCCCAcctttgctcctccccccacctttcctCGTGCACACTGCAGAACAGCTGACCAGCCGTGGGTGGTAGGCGTTGGGCAGGAGGTGTAGATagatggggctgctggcaggtgggagctgctgggggaagggggaggtgctgatAGGGAGGCCACTGGTCcatttttccccacccccagagcactcACAAGTGGGTGCCTATGGCTTTGGAAACTACTTCGGAAGCATGACAGAAAAGGTGCTGTATGAACACGAGGTGGCTGTTGTTATCCTACAGCATCGATATGCAGGACGACACAGCACCATGCTGCATTGTCACATCAACTCGCTATGGCAGCCACACAAACTCATCTCTGGAGGGCACGACTTCCTGGGGTCACCACTGGGCACCCTACAGGACACACACGTGCTCATTACGTGATCTGAAACCACGGGCTCCTGGAAAGATAACGCGCTCAGCTCAGTGCACAAAGCGACAGAGACCAGGAATGCGGTTGGAGTCATTTTATTGGGAATGCCAGGGATTGACCAGCCTGCCTGGGGATCGGCACACAGccgtgttctctgtaagctgagtgcctggacagctacccaggagagattcaaatgccacccagctgattagcagagtgtccacagcgtCCACAagcggcagcatgtgtttctattggtggtgcacatctgcacatgccttggtgcgcataacaaaatttattctgctcatggattGAAAGAAATTAGAAGGAATCACTGGCACATAGGGACATGGTGATAGCACCACAGCAAGGAATAAGTGAGGTCT
Protein-coding regions in this window:
- the OMP gene encoding olfactory marker protein, producing the protein MAADASELKLPLVQDVQLTNCMRLRVQSLQQKNERPQDGEKLLRPNEYIYRVDFVRQHNLRFLRWDIQLEKEGKVTVTGTSQHWTPDLTNLMSRQLLEPAGIFWKKPEASEVECNEADALEFGERLNELAKIRKVMYFLLSFTEGLEPAHIECSIVFKA